GTGCATGGGGGCCGTGTCCGCAATAGGCGCCCCAGCCGCGACCACGAACGAGAACGAGCCCGGACGGCGGATCATGGCTCCGCCTCCGGGCTCGCTTCTTCCACTCGCAATGGACCCGGGGAGATTCGAACTCCCGTGCCGAAACAGTCGTCAAGTCGCCTCTACGCGCGTATCTGCCGTTGATCGTCACTCCGCCTACGGCCGGCAGCAGCCTCGGCGGAACCAAGACGGACTGAATGTCACACGGTCGGGTCTGTCGGCCGATTCGTGCCTGCCCGATGATTGCGGAACTTCACCCTACCGGGCATCGGGCGGGTTCCGTGCGGCCAATATTAGGCCGCGAGAGCGTACTGCGTGTTGGCAGTTGTTGTTGTGCATGCTTTTTGCGTGGCCTGCATGCTCCACGGCGCGCCACGACAGGACGGGATTGTCCGGTCGAAGCCAGTTCGGGCCCGATTGTCAAAGAGCATCGAGTATAGCCGCGTCGCTTCAGGCTGAGGCGGTTTCACTTCCAGACGATCACCGTGCTTCGGGCGCCGGGCGTGCCACGGGGGCGGAGGTGTCACGCGCTGGGGACGCACTCGCGGAGAGCCGCAAGCGATTGTGGGCATTGAGCGCGGCAGTCTTGTAGCACTCGGCGAAGGTCGGATAGTTGAAGACCGTCTGCAGGAAGTAATCGAGACCACCACCGAGGCGAAGCACCGCCTGGCCAATGTGGATCAGCTCCGTCGCCTGCTCACCGATGCAATGCACGCCGAGCAGTTGTCGAGTGTCGCGATGAAAGATGAGCTTCAGCACCCCGGCATCCGCTCCTCGAATGAGGCCGCGCGCAATCTCGCCGTAACGGGCAACACCGATCTCGTAGGGGACGCACGCTTTCGTGAGCTGCTCTTCCGTGGCGCCGACCATCGAGATCTCGGGAATGGCGTAGATGCCGTACGGGTAGTGTTCGCCCATCGGCTCACTGCGCTCGCCGAACATGTGGCACGCGGCCAGACGCCCCTGTTCGTAGCTGGTGGCCGCCAAGCCCGGAAACCCGATCACATCGCCTGCGGCGTAGATGGTCGGCACATCCGTGCGGTAGTGCTCGTCGACCTTCAGGCGCCCGCGATCGTCCGCCTGAATGCCGACTGCCTCGAGCTCCAGGTTCTCGACATTGCCCACGCGACCCGCGGAGATCAGGATCACATCGCTCACGATCCGCTTGCCGCTGCGGGTGACGACGGCGGCCCGGCGCGGTGAAGCCTCCGTGACCTCGACCTGGTCGACCTCCTCGTTCATGCGGAAGGTGACGCGCAGCGCGCGGAGTTGATGCATCAGTTCGTCGATCAGCTCTCGGTCGACGAAACCGAGAGGACGATCGACCTTGTCGACGAGCGTCACCAGGACTCCGGCGGCGGCGAACATCGAGGCGAACTCGATCCCGATGACGCCGGCGCCCATGACGGTCATGGAGTGCGGGAGCTCGCGCATCTCCAGAATGTTGTCGCTTGAGAAGATCGTCTCGCCATCGCAGCGGACCCCGGGCGGGAGAATCGCGCGGCTCCCGGTGGCGATCAGCACATGAGCCGCCTGGAGAACCCGAGTGGCATCGGTCGCTTCAATGCGAAGCGTGTGCGCATCAATGAACGAGGCCATGCCCGGAATCACCGTGACATCGTTGCGATCAAGCATGGCGCGCGTCGTGGTCGCCTCGGTCTCGATCACTTCCTGCACGCGCGCCACGAGCTGCGGCATCGTGGGACGCACACGCTGAAGCCCGGTGGCGTGCATGGACCTCGCGATCGTGTCAGCGGTCATCGTGCGAACCGCTTCGCGGAAGGTCTTGCTCGGAATGGTGCCGGTGCGAAGGCAGGAACCTCCCAGCATGCGGGCCTTCTCGACCACCGCCGCGCGTCGGCCGAGCTTCGCGGCCTGAATGGCCGCGCGGATGGCTGCGGGACCGCTTCCGATGCAGATCAGGTCATATTCGTAGAGCGCGCTCATGGGATGGTCGAGGATATCGACGCGACCCCTTGCGAAGCTGATGGTGAATGTGAAGAATCCTGTGCATGGCCGCCAGGATTCGAGTTCTCTTCATCTGCTTGGGCAACATCTGCCGGAGTCCTGTCGCGGCGGCGGTCCTTCAGCATCGACTTCGCGAGGTGGGGGCCGACCCGTTCGTGGAAGTCTCCAGCGCGGGGCTCGGGGGTTGGCATGCCGGCGAACGACCCGATGAGCGGGCGCGCGAGGTGGCGGCCCGACACGGCATTCCGATGGTGTCTCGTGCGCGGCAGGTGGAGCCCGATGAGTTCGCGCGCACGCATCTGATCATCTGCATGGATGAACAGAACCGGAGAGGTTTGGCGAGGATGGGTGCGCCGGCCGAACGAGTGCAGCTTCTCAAGAGCTTCTCGGCGACACCGATCGGCGCAACGATGGAAGTCGACGATCCTTACCCGCACGGTCCGGAAGCCTTCGATCTGATGTTCAAGGAGATCATGATCGCGGTCGACGCGCTTGTCGAGCATCTCGTACGCGAACACGAGCTGCCATGTCGGGCGAACGCCGGGGCGAAGCGCGCGAACCGCGCCGAAGGGAAGGACGATGGAGATTGACCCTGCGACGCTGCCCTCGTCGGAGCGATACAAGCTGCTGATCGGCGCGATCGTGCCGCGACCGATCGCCGTCGTCGGGACGACTTCGCCCGATGGCGCCTCGGTGAACCTCGCGCCATTCAGCTTCTTTGCCGGCGCTGGAAGTGAGCCAATGTCACTCCTCTTCTGCCCGGCCAATGATGAGCACGGTCATGAGAAGGACTCGCTGCGCAACGCGAAGTCGCGCAGCGAAGGCGGCTCAGGGGAGTTCACCGTCAGCATCGCGGCCCACCCGATCATCCGGCGCGTGGTCGCCGCAGCCGAGCCGCTTCCCTATGGCGCAAGCGAGTTCGAACTCTCGGGGTTGACACCGAGGCCCGGGGTGATGGTGCGGGCGCCGTTCGTGGCGGAAAGCCCGGTTGCCTTTGA
The Phycisphaeraceae bacterium genome window above contains:
- the sthA gene encoding Si-specific NAD(P)(+) transhydrogenase, which produces MSALYEYDLICIGSGPAAIRAAIQAAKLGRRAAVVEKARMLGGSCLRTGTIPSKTFREAVRTMTADTIARSMHATGLQRVRPTMPQLVARVQEVIETEATTTRAMLDRNDVTVIPGMASFIDAHTLRIEATDATRVLQAAHVLIATGSRAILPPGVRCDGETIFSSDNILEMRELPHSMTVMGAGVIGIEFASMFAAAGVLVTLVDKVDRPLGFVDRELIDELMHQLRALRVTFRMNEEVDQVEVTEASPRRAAVVTRSGKRIVSDVILISAGRVGNVENLELEAVGIQADDRGRLKVDEHYRTDVPTIYAAGDVIGFPGLAATSYEQGRLAACHMFGERSEPMGEHYPYGIYAIPEISMVGATEEQLTKACVPYEIGVARYGEIARGLIRGADAGVLKLIFHRDTRQLLGVHCIGEQATELIHIGQAVLRLGGGLDYFLQTVFNYPTFAECYKTAALNAHNRLRLSASASPARDTSAPVARPAPEAR
- a CDS encoding low molecular weight phosphotyrosine protein phosphatase; the encoded protein is MAARIRVLFICLGNICRSPVAAAVLQHRLREVGADPFVEVSSAGLGGWHAGERPDERAREVAARHGIPMVSRARQVEPDEFARTHLIICMDEQNRRGLARMGAPAERVQLLKSFSATPIGATMEVDDPYPHGPEAFDLMFKEIMIAVDALVEHLVREHELPCRANAGAKRANRAEGKDDGD
- a CDS encoding flavin reductase family protein; this translates as MEIDPATLPSSERYKLLIGAIVPRPIAVVGTTSPDGASVNLAPFSFFAGAGSEPMSLLFCPANDEHGHEKDSLRNAKSRSEGGSGEFTVSIAAHPIIRRVVAAAEPLPYGASEFELSGLTPRPGVMVRAPFVAESPVAFECRTLQVIRLDGGSAVPNAGNIVIGAVVRVHVRDEMVDARHRIDPAKLDAVGRMGGFGYATTRDRFELPWGAAALEMPPGS